A portion of the Malania oleifera isolate guangnan ecotype guangnan chromosome 3, ASM2987363v1, whole genome shotgun sequence genome contains these proteins:
- the LOC131150813 gene encoding probable E3 ubiquitin-protein ligase ARI8 — MDSEDDMHDANDAESLDDDFYSGETAMDSDDADAGYEFFENDTDDSDDTILHRQQQNYTILKELDIHKRQEDDITRVSTVLSISRDSAGILLRHYNWSVSKVHDEWFADEDRVRKAIGLLEKSVDIFPNTRELTCGICFETYPHDKIDAAACGHPFCSTCWRGYISTSINDGPGCLMLRCPDPSCGAAVGQDMIDKLVTYEDKEKYSRYLLRSYIEDNRKTKWCPAPGCDYAVDFVAGSASFDVTCLCTYSFCWNCTEEAHRPVDCGTVAKWILKNSAESENMNWILANSKPCPKCKRPIEKNQGCMHITCTPPCKFEFCWLCLGAWSDHGERTGGFYACNRYEAAKQEGAYDEAERRREMAKNSLERYTHYYERWATNQSSRQKALADLHQMQTVHLEKLSDKQCQPESQLKFIIEAWLQIVECRRVLKWTYAYGYYLPEHEHAKRQFFEYLQGEAESGLERLHQCAEKELHTYLNAESPSKDFNDFRTKLAGLTSVTRNYFENLVRALENGLSDVDVQGACSRTTTSKGGGGKGRGGRGKGSTSRSVGSSKNVDDSGHWSCDQCTHANVKSSTSCQMCHHRR; from the exons ATGGATTCCGAGGACGATATGCACGATGCAAACGATGCGGAGTCCCTCGACGACGACTTCTACAGTGGCGAGACCGCCATGGACAGCGATGATGCCGATGCCGGTTACGAGTTCTTCGAGAACGATACTGATGATTCCGACGACACAATCTTACATCGTCAGCAG CAAAATTATACCATCTTAAAGGAACTGGACATACATAAACGTCAGGAGGATGATATTACTAGAGTTTCCACTGTTCTTTCGATATCAAGAGATTCTGCTGGAATTTTGCTCCGTCATTATAATTG GAGCGTAAGTAAAGTGCATGATGAATGGTTTGCTGATGAAGATAGAGTACGAAAGGCCATAGGCTTGTTGGAAAAATCTGTTGATATATTTCCAAACACTAGAGAA CTTACTTGTGGGATCTGTTTTGAGACCTATCCTCATGATAAAATTGATGCTGCTGCTTGTGGTCATCCCTTTTGTAGCACATGTTGGAGAG GTTACATTAGCACATCTATCAATGATGGTCCTGGGTGTTTGATGCTGAGATGTCCAGACCCATCTTGTGGTGCTGCTGTTGGCCAAGACATGATCGATAAGTTGGTGACATACGAGGATAAGGAGAAATACTCTCGTTACCTTCTTAGATCTTATATTGAAGACAATAGAAAG accaaatggtgtcctGCTCCTGGATGTGATTATGCTGTTGATTTTGTTGCTGGTAGTGCAAGCTTCGATGTTACTTGCCTCTGCACTTACAGTTTTTGCTGGAAT tgtactgaggaagcTCACCGTCCAGTGGACTGTGGTACTGTGGCTAAGTGGATTTTGAAGAATAGCGCTGAGTCTGAAAACATGAATTG GATCTTAGCAAATTCGAAGCCTTGTCCCAAATGCAAGCGACCAATTGAGAAAAACCAAGGCTGCATGCATATCACATGCACCCCTCCttgtaaatttgaattttgcTG GTTGTGTCTTGGTGCATGGTCGGATCATGGCGAGAGGACAGGTGGTTTCTATGCATGTAATCGTTATGAGGCAGCAAAGCAAGAGGGAGCG TATGATGAGGCTGAGAGAAGACGAGAGATGGCAAAGAACTCCTTAGAGAGATACACTCATTACTATGAACGGTGGGCTACAAACCAATCG TCAAGACAAAAAGCTCTTGCAGATTTACATCAAATGCAAACTGTTCAT CTTGAGAAGCTGAGTGACAAGCAGTGCCAACCTGAATCACAGCTCAAGTTCATAATAGAGGCCTGGCTACAG ATAGTTGAATGTAGGCGTGTTTTGAAATGGACTTACGCATATGGCTACTACTTACCTGAGCATGAGCATGCTAAGAGGCAGTTTTTTGAGTACTTGCAAG GTGAGGCTGAATCTGGTTTGGAGAGGCTTCATCAGTGTGCTGAGAAGGAACTGCATACTTATCTAAATGCTGAGAGCCCTTCAAAAGATTTTAATGACTTCCGCACAAAGCTGGCTGGGTTGACCAG TGTCACGCGCAATTACTTTGAGAACCTGGTTAGAGCTCTGGAGAATGGTTTATCGGATGTGGATGTCCAAGGGGCTTGCAGTCGGACAACGACCTCAAAAGGTGGAGGTGGAAAAGGAAGAGGAGGAAGGGGAAAAGGATCAACTTCCCGATCTGTGGGGTCCAGCAAAAATGTGGATGATTCTGGCCATTGGAGCTGTGACCAGTGCACCCATGCCAATGTCAAATCTTCCACCTCTTGCCAGATGTGCCACCACCGCAGGTGA